The genome window CATAAGGAGCAATAAATTTCTGCCATTTTACAGGGGATAAATTCTAGAAAACCTAGTCGCGTACGTATTCACATGCAAATGCTAAAGAATTGTTTacccaaaacaagaaatagaaaaactatAAGAACCTTCCCATAAATGTGATGAGCAGAACATGTTCCATGCCCATGCATATTAAAACTAAGCTGCTTCCTAACTACGAGGGGCATTTGTCCTTGCGCACTACACATATCAACACAAACATATATTCGTACTACCTAGCTAGAGAGGCATTTGACCATGGAATCTAACCTAGTGTAAAATGCTCTTGACTTGCAGATCAAttgtctcaagttcgaactcCCATAATACCTTGATTGTATATGTGTGAGAGAAAACCGCCTCCCCCTTTCTAactttggaaaaaagaaaaagaaaactagagCCAGTATATTTGACATTTAACCGACTCTGTATTTGATTAGACCAATGTTTTTTACCAAAGTTTGAGGCATATATGTTGTACTTGATTTGTTGAAGCAAAATCATATAATACAAGCCCATGTGTTAGATTCTTGGCCTATATAGTAGGCTAGTACTTGTGGGTGTACAGGCAGCTTTAAACAGTATAAGAATAGTATTCACATGAGGCCCtctatttttctccttttcaggTGTCTTCTTTCAACATCCTTTTTTGACCCTtataaaactaatttttttaattatatattaattatttttggtaATCTTCTTAGTTTGtgtaattaattttgtaatccGCTCCTTATTGCTGAATACGGCATCCTATAGTACATGGCATGCATGCTAGTTTTGGTAAGATTGTATTTGAAAACTCTCTTAAACCGAGTTTCTAGAAAGAACATATACAAGCTCAACTATTTAATAACACACACTAGCTAGAAAAAATGCATATACAAACTTATATAGTTTAACAACAAATATTTACGCGTTTACAACCTCACAAAGCACTACGCTGGAGTGTGACAGTTAGTTGAGTTAGCTATGTTGATTAGCTTGACTTAGCTATTTTTGTCTAAGAAACACCACCCCAGTCAGTTGCCCGAAACAGTACGGGTAGAACAACTTGCCTAAAAGGCTAAAAGCCAGTGCACTATCCCCATTGCTATATATACTCAAAGCCTCACTAACACAAAGTGCCACATAACATAACTGACCCACAACCAGTTCCTTAGCCCCCACCAGCTAGCTTTAGCTCTCTCTTGTCCATGGATTCCCTTCCTCATCAATTCTACAATGACTATTCACTCCCTTGTGGTTTTTACGGCTACCCAACTCCGGAAATGGCCGGAGAAAATGGTTGTGGTTCGGTTTTCGGTGGAGCAATGTGGGGTGCTACTTGTGAAGAAAACTTGGTGCCATTTTGTAATGTTAGTAGTGCTGCAGTAAATTTTGATGTGGTGTCACCGGAATCCGACATCTCTTCGTCTGTTATGGGGGCTTCGTTCCCGGAGCTACTTAAGATTTCGGAGGATCTTTCTGTGCCTGCTGCAGCTGCATTTTCAGATTATGGGAATATGGGGTTGCATGGACTTGCAGGGATTAATCAGAATTTTGGGGGAGAAATTGGCCAACCATATATGTGTGATCAGTTTGGGGAGGAATGTTGTACTGGTCTCAACATGTCAGATATTAAGCCGTTTGGCCTTGCTGGCCAAGAAAATTGGGTATGCTATTTTTAGCTAGCTCATCATATTGAGCTTTACTTGCTATTTCGTTTGATCATTTAGTGTAGGATGCAAAGGTGTTGTGCAtatggttaattaattttcatcAAGATATATTGATTGTTAAGTACAATTTTGTGTGCAGGGAATTCAAGGGAACCAGCAGGTGCCTACAATTGATCAAGATCAGTCTATTATGAAGGTGGGAAGGTattcagaagaagaaaggaaagaaaggatTGGCAGatatttgaagaaaagaaaccaaaggaACTTCAACAAAACCATTAAGGTTTCTTTCTCATCCGCGATGTACTTGAACAATTACAACCCTTTTGCTATAGGTTATCGTTCATCAATCTAAATCTACAAAATACAGATCAGTAACGTTCTCTTGTCACACTGTATATCTGAACTACATATTTAAAcgaaaaaacaatataattaATCAATGATTCAGGTTTATATTACCTTACAATATAACTATCTTATACTCTATAGCATCTACGATGTTTTAGAGATATTCATTAATTGTGATCATTGGCTATGTATGTACAGTATGCTTGTCGCAAAACCCTAGCTGATAGAAGGGTCCGAGTTCGTGGGAGATTTGCAAGGAACACTGAACTAAGCGATCAAGAAATAGCAGCAAAAAAGATTGACAGCAATCATACTTGCGAAGATCAGAGATCAGAAATGTGTTGTAGTAATGATGCCGTCCAGGTTTGTGCATGCAAATTAATCCAggcataaattaaaatataatcatgTACTTATGATATCATTTTGATATTACATGGTTGAATTTACAGATGATGAAATATGACGAGGACGACTACTGGCTGCAAGAGGCTATGGGTCTAATGTACTTACCTTATGCCACCAGCTGATCATATGGTGCAGTTTAATTAGCTGCTTAATTAACTATATTATATAGTCTAATTGAGATGTAATGAGAGACGTACGTACGGCACGCTTGTATTGTAAAAGTATGATCTAACAAGCTAGCTAATTAGTCTTTTGTACTTGTAAAATTAATTGGTCCATTGGTTTTAACTAGATCAGTTCTTCTAGATACTCTTCCGTGGTACAAATTAAGATGATTTTCATCATTAATTTACCGCTTACATACAAGCTAGCACATAGATAGTGGTGGCTTGGAGAAGCTTGGAAATGCTGCGATGAGAGAACCATGCGTATCTACGTAGCTAGGGTGTTTGTAATTAGGAGGGTTTGTGATTTGATCAAAGAATAATTAAGGTTTCTTTTTATCCTTCACCATTTATCTAAAATGATTCTTCGGTACGAATGCCCGACACACTCCAACAGGCTTCTAATGAAATGACATATGACATCAACTTTCGTGTGGTGGTGTGGATCTCACCATCTTAATCAATTGAAATGAGAATCCAATGGGATGATGACTTGCAGTTTGAttaatctgaattttttttattttataacaatggataaaaatccaaattccAGACCATAAAGAACTCAAGAAATGACTAGATAAGGTTTGGCCCCAAGTAATCAAACTCGCGTAGGGGCATACACACGGTCCTAATCAACAAACCTAATTTATATCTGCATCAAGAATTTTCACTTGAGAAAATActggttgaaattttgggggAGGTAATAGACATTGATACGCATGCACTACAGCTCCCGTAGTGATGGTACTGCCAGCCAACAAAATATATGTTGTTGGTAATCTTACCTTGCTATACACACATTTGAAAACGAGTTACTTGATTAATGGATCAAAGTTAAAGTCTAGTGAAAAAAACAGTTTTTGTTGCCACAAGTGTCTGACAAAACAACACTTCTCCCTGTATACAAGTTAAGAGATATGTTACAGAGTCATTCGTACGTGAaatcttttaataattaagaaatttcGTATAATAAAAGTTGTGTGCGGACGACCATGTTAAGAGATATGTTACAAACAGTCATTCGTACGC of Prunus dulcis chromosome 4, ALMONDv2, whole genome shotgun sequence contains these proteins:
- the LOC117626451 gene encoding putative zinc finger protein CONSTANS-LIKE 11 yields the protein MAGENGCGSVFGGAMWGATCEENLVPFCNVSSAAVNFDVVSPESDISSSVMGASFPELLKISEDLSVPAAAAFSDYGNMGLHGLAGINQNFGGEIGQPYMCDQFGEECCTGLNMSDIKPFGLAGQENWGIQGNQQVPTIDQDQSIMKVGRYSEEERKERIGRYLKKRNQRNFNKTIKYACRKTLADRRVRVRGRFARNTELSDQEIAAKKIDSNHTCEDQRSEMCCSNDAVQMMKYDEDDYWLQEAMGLMYLPYATS